A single window of Polyangiaceae bacterium DNA harbors:
- a CDS encoding DUF2169 domain-containing protein gives MRVALLPWQPRPGAFALTVLCKATFELRPEESPLAATQEPPWDTGVASDVAPFKRRADVFVLGRAYAPAHATSIMARLVVGNLEKATRVRADRGWIVDGLAPLPPNDPARLASLGVHAATWDPHAWQKRPLPGDIDGACFNVAPADQQLGELAGDERIVLDQLHSVFPRLET, from the coding sequence TTGAGAGTGGCGTTGCTTCCGTGGCAGCCGCGGCCCGGTGCTTTTGCGCTGACAGTGCTTTGCAAGGCGACATTCGAGTTGCGCCCAGAGGAATCGCCGTTGGCTGCCACGCAGGAACCTCCATGGGATACTGGGGTTGCGAGCGACGTTGCACCATTCAAACGGCGAGCGGACGTGTTTGTCCTGGGACGAGCTTACGCGCCGGCGCACGCGACCAGCATCATGGCTCGACTGGTCGTGGGAAACCTCGAAAAGGCCACTCGTGTGCGAGCGGATCGCGGATGGATTGTGGACGGATTGGCACCGCTGCCGCCCAATGATCCGGCACGATTGGCGTCGCTTGGCGTGCATGCGGCGACCTGGGACCCTCACGCGTGGCAAAAGCGCCCATTGCCCGGTGACATCGACGGGGCCTGCTTCAATGTGGCTCCGGCAGATCAGCAGCTCGGGGAGCTTGCGGGCGACGAGCGCATCGTGCTCGACCAATTGCATTCGGTGTTTCCTCGGTTGGAAACCTGA